In the genome of Bacillus sp. S3, one region contains:
- a CDS encoding NAD(P)H-binding protein, with the protein MTKKSALIAGATGLVGNELLHILINSQRYEKIYALVRRPLEVKHPTLIEVICDFERLEEVESYFTVDDVFCTLGTTIKKAKTKEAMFRIDVDYPIAIAQLAMEKGARHFLIVSSFQANKNSRLWYPKMKGELEDKLKEIPYEAMSIFQPPLLLGNRSEFRLLEKIAIGMVRGLGSIFGHQLRSRMGIEARTVAAAMFLVAQKEQKGIQIYSAKDMEIIQKSKQ; encoded by the coding sequence ATGACTAAAAAATCCGCACTGATAGCCGGAGCTACTGGTTTGGTAGGAAATGAATTACTACATATCTTAATCAATAGCCAAAGATATGAAAAAATTTATGCTTTAGTTAGAAGACCACTTGAGGTTAAACATCCTACCCTTATTGAGGTAATTTGTGATTTTGAGCGGCTGGAAGAAGTCGAATCATACTTTACGGTTGATGATGTGTTTTGTACATTAGGAACAACAATCAAGAAGGCGAAAACAAAAGAAGCCATGTTTCGGATTGATGTAGACTACCCGATTGCTATTGCCCAATTGGCAATGGAGAAAGGTGCCAGGCACTTCCTAATTGTAAGTTCTTTTCAGGCAAATAAAAATTCACGTTTGTGGTACCCAAAAATGAAGGGAGAGCTAGAGGATAAACTAAAAGAAATTCCCTATGAAGCTATGTCTATTTTCCAACCTCCTCTGCTCTTAGGGAATCGTAGTGAGTTTCGCTTGCTCGAAAAAATAGCTATTGGTATGGTTCGTGGTTTAGGTTCTATATTTGGTCATCAATTAAGGAGCCGCATGGGAATAGAAGCGAGGACAGTTGCAGCTGCTATGTTTCTGGTTGCTCAGAAAGAACAAAAAGGCATCCAAATATATTCTGCTAAAGATATGGAGATCATCCAAAAATCCAAACAGTAA
- a CDS encoding dienelactone hydrolase family protein produces MINIHNHSDTVVIVVHEIYGINQHMKHICKLLSEKNLDVICPNLLNQEEPFEYVQEEVAYQNFIENLGFLNASDKIKSIVGNMRDKYKKIFIIGFSVGATIAWLCSEEKGLDGMVGYYGSRIRNYGEICPLCPVMLFFPEKEPSFNVDELISYLVEKNIEIHKCKGQHGFSDPYSQKYNATSAKEAFNKTVDFCQNAVVLNKKQIRES; encoded by the coding sequence ATGATAAATATACATAATCATTCAGACACTGTAGTTATTGTCGTTCATGAAATCTATGGAATTAACCAGCACATGAAGCATATTTGTAAGTTATTATCAGAAAAGAATCTGGATGTCATTTGCCCCAACTTATTAAACCAAGAAGAACCATTTGAGTATGTTCAAGAAGAGGTTGCTTATCAAAACTTTATAGAGAACTTAGGTTTTTTGAATGCCTCGGATAAAATTAAAAGTATAGTAGGAAATATGAGGGACAAATATAAAAAAATATTTATAATTGGATTTAGTGTTGGGGCAACGATTGCTTGGTTATGCAGTGAGGAAAAAGGGCTTGATGGAATGGTGGGATATTATGGCTCACGAATTAGAAATTACGGAGAAATATGCCCTTTATGTCCTGTAATGCTATTCTTTCCGGAAAAAGAGCCCTCATTTAATGTTGATGAGTTAATTTCATATTTGGTAGAAAAGAATATCGAAATACATAAATGTAAGGGGCAACATGGATTTAGTGATCCATACTCCCAAAAATACAATGCAACTTCAGCAAAAGAAGCGTTCAATAAAACGGTTGATTTTTGCCAAAACGCAGTCGTTCTTAATAAGAAACAAATTAGAGAGTCTTAA
- a CDS encoding EamA family transporter gives MYLYPLLVILAASSYGVVSTIIKLAIGSGFTASEAVTSQFFVGFCIAVVIFLLTNRTKLTFKGVKLYIVAGVLTGLTNILYGLCLNYLPASLAVVLLFQFTWIGIVISCITKRQLPSKMECISLIILVAGTIPAAGLVNVDVSKIPFQGWLWGLAAALSYSLFLFVNGKATSNMKTSNRLVLVAFFAFMMSAVFQSPEIIWNGTLFNEGLWVYGLALGLFGLIIPVFLFSIAVPKVGLGMTSILSAFELPIAVMVSVILLSETVTSLQIAGIGIIILGMSLPILLNKNSLTPKETMLKQQQVTSHDW, from the coding sequence ATTTATCTGTACCCCTTGTTGGTCATTTTAGCTGCTAGTAGCTATGGGGTCGTTTCCACCATCATCAAACTGGCAATTGGCAGTGGCTTTACCGCCTCGGAAGCAGTAACTAGTCAATTTTTTGTCGGTTTTTGTATCGCTGTCGTCATTTTCTTGCTCACAAACCGCACAAAGTTAACCTTTAAAGGAGTTAAACTTTACATCGTAGCAGGTGTTTTAACAGGGCTAACCAATATTCTATATGGTCTTTGTTTAAACTATTTACCTGCATCATTGGCCGTTGTTCTCTTATTTCAATTTACATGGATAGGCATCGTGATTTCTTGTATCACCAAACGCCAGCTTCCGAGCAAAATGGAATGTATATCTTTAATCATTTTGGTAGCGGGAACGATTCCAGCAGCTGGGTTGGTTAATGTTGATGTATCTAAAATCCCTTTTCAAGGGTGGTTATGGGGGTTAGCCGCCGCTCTAAGTTACTCCCTATTTTTATTTGTGAATGGCAAGGCAACATCCAATATGAAAACATCTAACCGGTTAGTTCTGGTTGCTTTCTTTGCTTTTATGATGTCAGCCGTCTTTCAATCTCCGGAAATTATCTGGAATGGAACGTTGTTTAACGAAGGCCTTTGGGTGTATGGTCTGGCTCTGGGGTTATTTGGCCTGATCATTCCGGTATTCTTATTTTCGATTGCTGTTCCGAAGGTTGGTTTAGGGATGACATCCATTTTGAGCGCGTTTGAATTACCTATCGCCGTGATGGTATCTGTCATCTTACTAAGCGAAACGGTGACTTCGCTGCAAATAGCAGGAATCGGGATCATTATTCTCGGTATGAGTTTACCTATCCTGTTAAATAAAAACAGTTTAACCCCTAAAGAGACCATGTTAAAACAACAGCAAGTAACCTCACATGACTGGTAA
- a CDS encoding NupC/NupG family nucleoside CNT transporter: MNIVFLITGILFAGVIAFLFSNDRTKIKYKRIFIMLAVQIVLVYFMMNTSIGLIAITKVGVFFENLMKIADEGIQFVFGGMVNKGATTFFFVALLPLVFMSVLIGILNYIKVLPFLVKYLGLVLSKITGMGKLESYFAVSTAALGQPEVFLTIIKQIPLLSPKRLYTICTSAMSAVSMAMVGAYMTMLEPKYVVTAVVLNIFSALIIANIINPYDLDENEDLVQIEEHERVPFFQMIGDSIMDGFKIVITVAAMLLGFISLMALINVIFMGIFDVSFQTVIGYVFAPIAFIMGVPWSEAVQAGGIMATKLVTNEFVAMLNFGEISSHLSSKTIAIVSVYLVSFANFGTVGIVSGSIKSISDKQGGIVSKYALKLLLGATLASVISGTIMGLVI, from the coding sequence ATGAATATTGTTTTCTTAATCACAGGAATTTTGTTTGCCGGCGTTATTGCTTTCTTATTCAGTAATGATCGGACAAAAATAAAATATAAACGCATTTTCATTATGCTGGCTGTGCAAATCGTTTTAGTGTATTTCATGATGAATACGAGTATCGGTCTAATCGCGATCACCAAAGTGGGCGTATTTTTTGAAAACTTAATGAAAATTGCTGATGAAGGAATTCAATTTGTCTTTGGCGGAATGGTGAATAAGGGCGCGACAACGTTCTTCTTTGTAGCATTATTGCCGCTTGTGTTCATGTCTGTGTTAATTGGAATCCTAAATTATATTAAAGTATTGCCATTCCTAGTTAAATACCTAGGCTTAGTGTTAAGTAAGATCACCGGAATGGGGAAACTAGAAAGCTATTTTGCAGTATCGACAGCTGCACTTGGACAACCAGAAGTATTCTTAACGATAATCAAGCAGATCCCGCTTTTATCCCCTAAAAGACTTTACACCATTTGCACATCGGCAATGAGTGCCGTCAGTATGGCGATGGTCGGGGCGTACATGACGATGTTAGAGCCAAAATATGTGGTCACAGCGGTTGTGTTGAACATTTTTAGTGCCTTAATCATTGCGAATATCATTAATCCATACGATTTAGACGAAAATGAAGATTTAGTTCAAATTGAAGAACATGAAAGAGTCCCTTTCTTCCAAATGATTGGAGACAGCATCATGGATGGATTCAAGATTGTCATCACGGTTGCGGCGATGTTATTGGGATTTATTTCTTTAATGGCATTGATCAATGTGATTTTCATGGGCATTTTTGACGTCTCTTTCCAAACGGTTATTGGCTATGTTTTTGCACCAATCGCTTTCATAATGGGTGTCCCATGGAGTGAAGCCGTACAAGCAGGCGGCATTATGGCAACAAAACTAGTGACAAATGAATTTGTCGCCATGTTGAATTTTGGTGAAATCTCCAGCCATCTTTCGAGCAAAACCATTGCCATTGTGTCTGTTTATTTAGTTAGCTTTGCCAACTTTGGAACGGTGGGGATTGTGTCAGGTTCCATCAAATCCATCAGTGACAAACAAGGCGGTATCGTATCAAAATATGCATTAAAACTATTATTAGGCGCAACACTAGCGTCCGTCATTTCAGGTACTATCATGGGCCTAGTCATTTAA
- a CDS encoding pseudouridine-5'-phosphate glycosidase has protein sequence MKNYIELSAEVQQAKAEGKAIVALESTIISHGMPYPQNVKMAREVEQIVRDNGAVPATIAIIDGKIKIGLTDDELELFGKSSGVAKVSRRDLASIVASKKLGATTVASTMICADLADIKIFVTGGIGGVHKGAETTMDISADLEELAQTDVAVICAGAKSILDLGLTLEYLETKGVPVIGYGTEVLPAFYTRKSEHKLNISTDSVDEIAETLKTKWELTLKGGAVIANPIPEEFAMDEDYINGIIAQAIKEAEENHIHGKDSTPFLLGKIKELTDGKSLDANIELVKHNAKVGTQIAVSFNNLVK, from the coding sequence ATGAAAAACTATATTGAATTATCTGCAGAGGTACAACAAGCAAAAGCGGAAGGTAAAGCGATCGTTGCCTTAGAATCTACAATTATTTCTCACGGTATGCCATATCCGCAAAACGTAAAAATGGCACGTGAAGTAGAACAGATCGTACGCGATAACGGAGCGGTTCCTGCAACCATCGCGATCATTGACGGAAAAATTAAAATCGGTTTAACAGACGACGAGTTAGAGCTATTCGGTAAAAGCTCAGGTGTGGCGAAAGTTTCAAGACGTGACCTGGCTTCCATCGTTGCATCTAAAAAATTAGGAGCAACAACCGTTGCATCTACAATGATCTGTGCTGACTTAGCAGACATCAAAATCTTTGTAACAGGCGGTATTGGCGGCGTTCATAAAGGGGCCGAAACGACAATGGATATCTCAGCTGACCTTGAAGAATTAGCGCAAACAGATGTTGCCGTCATTTGTGCCGGCGCGAAATCTATCCTGGATTTAGGCCTTACACTAGAATACCTTGAAACAAAAGGCGTTCCAGTCATCGGTTATGGAACAGAAGTTCTTCCAGCATTCTACACAAGAAAAAGCGAACATAAATTAAACATCTCTACTGATTCCGTTGATGAAATTGCCGAAACATTAAAAACCAAATGGGAATTAACTTTAAAAGGCGGAGCGGTCATCGCTAACCCAATTCCTGAAGAATTTGCGATGGATGAAGACTACATCAACGGCATTATCGCTCAAGCCATCAAAGAAGCAGAAGAAAACCATATTCACGGGAAAGACAGCACACCATTCTTACTCGGAAAAATCAAAGAATTAACAGACGGAAAAAGCCTTGATGCCAATATCGAATTAGTCAAACACAACGCAAAAGTCGGAACACAAATCGCGGTTAGCTTTAACAACCTAGTGAAATAA
- a CDS encoding SDR family NAD(P)-dependent oxidoreductase — MELGLNGKVAIITGASRGIGLETALYLVKEGAEVTICARNQKRLEEAAAYILEQSGKDVFVVEADVTNEEDCQRVVAATVEKYGRLDILVNNAGTSQAHPFDKVSPELWQQDLDLKLFGAIHCSRYAVPHMRQAGGGAIINVTAGIGKTPPASSLPTSVSRAAGMALTKAMSKDLGPDNIRVNTVCIGLIRSEQIEKLWKNQNPELSWEQFSHKERQIPLGRIGNTDEAAKVITFLVSDAASYVSGTSVNIDGGMLGTL; from the coding sequence ATGGAATTAGGGTTAAACGGAAAAGTCGCAATAATCACTGGTGCAAGTAGAGGGATTGGCTTAGAAACGGCCCTTTATTTAGTAAAAGAAGGTGCCGAGGTAACCATTTGTGCGAGAAATCAAAAACGATTGGAAGAGGCAGCAGCTTATATTCTGGAACAATCAGGGAAAGACGTATTCGTTGTAGAAGCGGATGTTACAAACGAGGAGGATTGTCAGAGGGTAGTGGCTGCTACAGTTGAAAAATATGGACGTTTAGATATTTTAGTGAATAATGCTGGTACTTCTCAAGCCCATCCATTTGATAAAGTCAGTCCGGAGCTATGGCAGCAAGATCTTGATTTAAAGCTTTTCGGTGCCATTCATTGTTCTCGTTATGCCGTGCCGCATATGCGACAGGCTGGCGGAGGCGCGATCATCAATGTGACAGCGGGCATTGGAAAGACACCTCCAGCATCATCCTTACCTACTTCAGTCAGCAGAGCAGCGGGCATGGCCTTAACTAAAGCAATGAGTAAAGACCTAGGTCCGGACAATATTCGTGTGAATACCGTATGTATTGGTTTGATTCGAAGTGAACAAATTGAAAAACTATGGAAAAATCAGAACCCAGAACTGTCATGGGAACAGTTTTCACATAAAGAACGGCAAATTCCACTAGGTCGGATCGGGAATACAGATGAGGCGGCTAAAGTGATTACCTTCCTTGTTTCTGATGCTGCTTCTTATGTTTCAGGTACATCCGTGAATATTGACGGCGGTATGTTGGGAACTTTATAA
- a CDS encoding PfkB family carbohydrate kinase has protein sequence MTENEELILGMIKDHPFISQQELAEMLGISGSSIAATLSGLLKKEQVLGKAYVLNETTPIICIGGANVDRKFYAKHDIMNETSNPVKSSTTVGGVARNIAENLGRLGEEVSLISASGKDSEWKEIYELSSPFMNLEHVAQFEHSSTGSYTAVLDQNGDLSVALADMDVYEHITPELLIKNSNFLRKAKCIIVDLNCPRETIDFLCSFTSKYHIPLIIIPVSSPKMNRLPKSLNAVTWLIVNKDETETFLNTKINNDNDWEDSVKQWLALGVKNVIVTNGIKGVMAGIETGEIRHYPAIHTPVVADVTGAGDSFCSGVIYSWLQKKEFDYIIKSGLVNSHKTIMSKHTVRQELSQKQFELDMEEI, from the coding sequence ATGACTGAAAATGAGGAATTAATTCTAGGGATGATTAAAGACCATCCATTTATTTCTCAACAGGAGTTAGCAGAAATGCTGGGAATATCAGGTTCATCCATTGCTGCGACTCTTTCCGGGCTCCTCAAGAAAGAGCAAGTATTAGGTAAGGCATATGTGTTAAACGAAACAACTCCGATTATTTGCATCGGGGGAGCAAACGTAGATCGAAAATTCTATGCCAAACATGACATTATGAATGAAACGTCCAACCCAGTGAAATCCTCAACTACGGTTGGCGGAGTAGCAAGGAATATTGCGGAAAACTTAGGAAGATTAGGTGAGGAAGTATCCCTCATTTCAGCAAGCGGGAAAGATTCCGAATGGAAAGAGATTTACGAGTTATCGTCACCTTTTATGAATTTAGAACATGTCGCACAGTTTGAGCATTCGTCCACTGGTTCCTATACAGCCGTATTAGACCAGAACGGAGATTTATCCGTTGCCTTAGCAGACATGGATGTGTATGAGCATATTACACCTGAGCTGCTGATCAAAAACAGTAATTTTCTTAGAAAAGCGAAATGTATCATCGTGGATTTGAATTGTCCACGCGAAACGATTGATTTTCTTTGTTCTTTCACATCAAAATATCATATTCCATTAATCATCATCCCAGTCTCATCTCCAAAAATGAACAGGCTGCCAAAGTCGTTGAATGCTGTGACTTGGCTCATCGTCAATAAAGATGAAACCGAAACATTTTTGAATACGAAAATCAATAATGACAACGATTGGGAAGATTCCGTTAAGCAGTGGTTAGCGTTAGGCGTGAAAAATGTCATTGTCACGAATGGAATTAAAGGTGTCATGGCAGGGATTGAGACTGGCGAGATTCGTCATTACCCAGCAATTCATACACCTGTGGTTGCCGATGTGACAGGTGCCGGCGATTCATTTTGCTCGGGCGTGATTTATTCCTGGCTACAGAAGAAGGAATTTGATTATATTATTAAATCCGGTTTGGTCAATTCCCATAAAACGATTATGTCCAAGCATACAGTAAGACAAGAATTATCCCAAAAACAATTCGAATTAGATATGGAGGAAATATAA